The Atribacterota bacterium genome contains a region encoding:
- a CDS encoding sugar ABC transporter permease encodes MRGKFWRTESVVAYLFMVPASVFLLVFMFYPIVYVILMSFFRVNKLGDLMSFSGWANFRFMFDKPEFWQVVLRSCIWTAIAVAVKTGLGLVIALLLNVEFLGKKLARTLVIIPWASSVPISAMIWQWTYNNDFGLLNHTLRVLGIWKNPPIWLAEPGSAFAANLWVDIWCGIPFMALVFLAGLQAIPQELYEAAEVDGATSWTKFRFVTLPLLSGVLTVATLLSTLWTFNDFNVIYVLTAGGPGTSTDILITYIYKYAFQYLRFGPAAAMAVITFAILLTVSIIYARSYFKEGAF; translated from the coding sequence GTGAGAGGGAAGTTTTGGAGGACAGAGTCGGTTGTTGCCTACCTCTTTATGGTGCCTGCTTCGGTTTTTCTACTTGTCTTTATGTTTTATCCCATTGTTTATGTAATTCTTATGTCGTTTTTTCGGGTCAACAAGTTAGGGGATTTGATGTCTTTCTCGGGGTGGGCGAACTTCCGATTCATGTTTGACAAGCCCGAGTTCTGGCAGGTTGTTCTGCGTTCCTGCATCTGGACAGCCATTGCAGTGGCGGTCAAGACAGGTCTGGGATTAGTGATTGCATTACTTCTTAATGTTGAATTTTTGGGGAAAAAACTGGCTCGAACCCTGGTAATTATCCCCTGGGCGAGTTCAGTGCCCATCAGCGCCATGATCTGGCAGTGGACGTATAACAATGATTTTGGACTTTTGAACCATACTCTGCGCGTTCTGGGTATCTGGAAAAATCCCCCTATCTGGCTGGCTGAACCGGGTTCGGCTTTTGCAGCCAACCTCTGGGTGGATATCTGGTGTGGGATTCCCTTTATGGCACTGGTTTTTCTGGCTGGGTTACAGGCAATTCCTCAGGAGCTCTACGAAGCGGCCGAAGTTGACGGAGCAACATCCTGGACCAAGTTTCGTTTCGTAACCTTACCGCTTTTAAGCGGTGTGTTAACTGTCGCTACTCTTCTTTCCACGCTCTGGACGTTCAATGATTTTAATGTAATTTATGTTCTCACTGCGGGAGGTCCCGGCACTTCTACTGATATCTTGATCACCTATATTTATAAGTACGCTTTTCAGTACTTGCGGTTTGGTCCAGCAGCAGCAATGGCAGTGATTACCTTTGCTATTCTCCTTACTGTGAGTATCATCTATGCTCGTAGCTACTTTAAAGAAGGGGCGTTTTAA
- a CDS encoding carbohydrate ABC transporter permease: MKRAGLYAVYPLVIFVLIILLFPFFVMVSTAFKPVSEVYSNPPHWIPRELYFRNFSDIWYKYPLGSYFKNSFIISVGTTLLTMIFCIPAAYAVARLRFRAKSFLMYLFLVVQMFSPIIVVISLFKIVALLGLLDTLLSLVLTNSVFALTFAIWLLSGYFRNIPKEIEEAALIDGCSRIQSIIRILLPVAMPGVVTTIIYTFISAWNEFMFALTFITSMDKRPLTLGLYNFIGRWTVQWQYLMASAILALIPVVILFMFIERELVQGLAGGAVKG; the protein is encoded by the coding sequence ATGAAAAGGGCTGGGCTCTACGCTGTTTATCCTCTGGTGATTTTTGTGCTCATCATTCTCCTTTTTCCCTTTTTTGTGATGGTTTCTACGGCCTTTAAACCGGTGAGTGAGGTGTATTCCAACCCACCTCACTGGATTCCTCGGGAACTATATTTCAGAAATTTTTCGGATATCTGGTACAAGTACCCCTTGGGCTCCTACTTCAAGAATAGTTTTATCATTTCGGTAGGGACCACACTTCTTACCATGATTTTCTGCATCCCGGCAGCTTATGCAGTGGCTCGGCTCAGATTTCGGGCCAAGAGTTTTCTTATGTACCTTTTTTTGGTGGTGCAAATGTTCTCTCCCATCATTGTGGTCATTTCCCTCTTTAAAATTGTTGCCCTTTTGGGGCTCCTGGATACCCTTTTATCTCTAGTCCTTACCAACAGCGTTTTTGCTCTGACTTTTGCTATATGGCTTTTAAGTGGTTACTTTCGCAATATTCCCAAGGAGATCGAAGAAGCTGCTCTTATTGATGGGTGTTCGCGAATACAGTCTATTATTCGCATCCTCCTTCCAGTGGCTATGCCCGGAGTGGTGACCACCATCATCTATACTTTTATCTCTGCTTGGAATGAATTTATGTTTGCCCTGACATTTATCACCTCTATGGATAAAAGGCCGCTTACTCTGGGATTGTACAATTTCATTGGACGGTGGACGGTGCAGTGGCAGTATCTGATGGCTTCGGCGATTCTGGCACTCATTCCCGTGGTGATTCTCTTTATGTTCATCGAGCGGGAGCTGGTACAGGGGCTGGCAGGAGGAGCGGTCAAAGGATAA
- a CDS encoding sodium/solute symporter (Members of the Solute:Sodium Symporter (SSS), TC 2.A.21 as described in tcdb.org, catalyze solute:Na+ symport. Known solutes for members of the family include sugars, amino acids, nucleosides, inositols, vitamins, urea or anions, depending on the system.): MKIVILFVYILVMLSIGYYSMRRTKTVGDFFLANRSLGPWISAFAYGTTYFSAVLFVGYAGRIGWGFGLSSLWIVVGNTIVGSLLAWIVLAKKTRQVTEKLGTMTMPEFLEKRYNSPFLKIFSAFIVFIFLMPYSASVYMGLSYLFDAVVGIPYFYALLLMAALTGAYLIMGGYFAVSVNGLVQGIIMLFGALLLIFSVLGRPEVGGFARAMTNLRAIDPKLVSMIGAPGFWPLFGLVVLTSLGVWGLPQMVQKFYSIKNERVVFAATVIATVFALVCTFGAYFSGALTHLFFGRLPEIGGKPNPELLMPQLVAQFMPVSFGMVLLLLIFAASMSTLSSLVLVSSSAIAIDLLSLRSKKGSILVMRILCGVFIFFSLLIAFYRPTFIVNLMSISWGTTAGAFLAPYLYGLYWKKANTNGAIVSMICGVVIGFGLSWYYGFSSQVIPLIGSLAMLIPLGILPAVSLLSAKGK; encoded by the coding sequence GTGAAGATTGTGATTCTTTTTGTCTACATCTTGGTTATGCTCTCTATCGGATACTACAGTATGCGTCGGACAAAGACCGTAGGAGATTTCTTCCTGGCAAATCGAAGTTTGGGTCCCTGGATTTCTGCGTTCGCCTATGGAACGACGTACTTCAGCGCTGTGCTTTTTGTAGGATATGCGGGAAGAATTGGCTGGGGATTTGGTTTATCCAGTCTCTGGATTGTAGTCGGAAATACCATCGTGGGTTCACTCCTGGCTTGGATAGTGCTTGCTAAAAAGACAAGACAGGTTACCGAAAAGCTGGGAACCATGACCATGCCTGAATTTCTTGAGAAGCGATATAATAGCCCTTTTCTAAAAATTTTCTCGGCGTTCATCGTCTTTATTTTTTTGATGCCCTATTCTGCTTCGGTGTACATGGGTCTCAGTTATCTTTTCGACGCTGTGGTGGGAATCCCCTATTTTTATGCGCTCCTACTCATGGCTGCCTTAACGGGGGCATACCTCATTATGGGTGGATACTTCGCGGTCAGCGTTAACGGGCTGGTGCAGGGAATTATTATGCTTTTTGGGGCATTGCTTTTAATTTTCTCTGTTCTGGGCCGACCTGAAGTAGGAGGATTTGCTCGGGCGATGACCAATTTGAGAGCGATCGATCCAAAACTGGTGAGTATGATTGGAGCGCCTGGATTTTGGCCTCTATTTGGACTGGTGGTTTTGACCAGCCTCGGGGTCTGGGGATTGCCACAGATGGTTCAGAAATTCTACTCCATAAAGAACGAGAGAGTTGTTTTTGCAGCAACGGTGATTGCTACCGTGTTTGCCCTTGTCTGCACCTTTGGGGCGTACTTCTCTGGAGCATTGACCCACCTTTTCTTTGGTAGACTTCCTGAAATAGGCGGGAAACCCAACCCAGAACTTCTAATGCCCCAACTGGTTGCCCAGTTTATGCCTGTGTCTTTTGGTATGGTTTTGCTTTTACTCATCTTTGCTGCGTCCATGTCTACCCTCTCGTCGCTGGTACTAGTTTCTTCTTCAGCTATTGCCATTGATCTTCTATCGCTCCGTTCGAAAAAAGGGTCAATTCTGGTAATGAGAATACTGTGCGGAGTATTCATATTTTTCTCCCTTCTCATTGCTTTTTATCGTCCTACCTTTATCGTTAACCTCATGTCAATTTCCTGGGGAACCACTGCAGGAGCTTTTCTTGCTCCTTATCTTTATGGTCTCTACTGGAAAAAGGCCAACACCAACGGAGCCATAGTCAGCATGATATGCGGTGTGGTCATAGGATTTGGGTTATCCTGGTACTATGGTTTTAGTTCCCAGGTTATTCCCCTCATTGGTTCTTTGGCTATGCTTATTCCTCTTGGTATTCTGCCTGCGGTATCTCTTTTATCGGCAAAAGGAAAATAA
- a CDS encoding aldose 1-epimerase family protein translates to MALIFGKEMTKEALLKRVGHISQIGGVRVAELQDGLERGVRIVDVVTGSGLQYTVLVDRGLDIAWTSYKGVSIGWRSHTENLSPFFFEPEGLGWLRGFHGGLMNTCGLTYAGAPCQDVSTHPFMSEENLGLHGRVSYLPASNLVADGYWQGDDYVMEVSGKIREAIVFGDKLVMRRRISSRLGEKVIHIEDEILNDGWQESPFMILYHINIGYPILDEGSTLLLPVVKTVPRDAQAEDGKEYWNTFQGPQKGYYEKVYLHYPKILEDGYGASLLLNEQMGLGVYVKFDIQALPYFTEWKMIGEGEYVVGMEPGNCFPLGRKIEREADRLSFLKPQESRKIKLEIGVVEGDQEISRFKKYLGMD, encoded by the coding sequence GTGGCTCTTATTTTTGGAAAGGAAATGACCAAAGAAGCGCTTTTGAAAAGGGTAGGTCACATTTCCCAAATCGGAGGGGTGAGGGTTGCCGAACTTCAGGATGGTCTTGAGCGGGGTGTCCGGATTGTAGATGTGGTTACTGGAAGTGGCCTTCAATACACCGTTCTTGTTGACAGGGGTCTGGATATTGCCTGGACCAGTTATAAAGGGGTGAGTATAGGATGGCGTTCTCATACTGAAAACCTCTCTCCTTTCTTCTTTGAACCGGAGGGATTGGGGTGGTTGCGAGGTTTTCATGGAGGACTTATGAATACCTGTGGATTGACGTACGCTGGTGCTCCCTGCCAGGATGTTTCAACGCATCCCTTTATGTCAGAGGAAAATCTTGGACTCCACGGGAGGGTTTCCTATCTTCCGGCGTCAAATCTGGTGGCGGATGGGTACTGGCAGGGCGATGACTACGTTATGGAGGTAAGCGGGAAAATCCGTGAAGCCATTGTTTTCGGTGATAAGCTGGTTATGCGAAGAAGAATTTCCAGCCGCTTAGGAGAAAAAGTCATCCATATTGAGGACGAAATTCTCAATGACGGATGGCAGGAAAGCCCCTTTATGATTCTCTACCATATCAACATTGGCTATCCTATCCTTGACGAAGGAAGCACACTCCTCTTACCAGTTGTGAAGACTGTGCCTCGAGATGCACAGGCTGAGGATGGGAAAGAATATTGGAATACTTTCCAGGGGCCACAGAAAGGGTATTACGAAAAAGTGTATCTCCATTATCCCAAGATTCTGGAAGATGGGTATGGGGCTTCGTTACTACTCAACGAGCAAATGGGATTAGGTGTCTATGTAAAGTTTGACATCCAGGCTCTTCCTTATTTCACCGAATGGAAAATGATCGGTGAAGGGGAATATGTGGTGGGCATGGAGCCCGGAAATTGTTTCCCCTTGGGGAGAAAAATAGAACGGGAAGCAGACCGTTTGAGTTTTCTGAAGCCTCAGGAGAGCAGAAAAATCAAACTTGAAATTGGTGTTGTTGAGGGAGACCAGGAAATTTCGCGATTTAAGAAATATCTGGGAATGGACTAA
- a CDS encoding sugar ABC transporter substrate-binding protein — protein MKKWMAVGLVVVFLLGLVMGASAQKKKVSVLWAEYDGLTPDYAANLESAFEKEYPDIDLNIISTPWDKMHDRLISFVAGKQPPDLSVIGTRWLLELMDMGVVEPIEQWLSKDLLNNIDPALMEGKIKGVLYGLPVAAGTRLMYYRSDLIDKAPETFEEMLQIAQKINKPEEKFYAVGMSGKKYVELTEYAYYLFGNGGYFFEILPDGSYGKCTVNDEAGVGALTFMNDLVNTYKVTQPGVAAYRRDELQDLFISGNLGIFFSGGFTAALLEQRGAQFQWSVAPMPHFEGKPQSTIIITDSIVLFKDSQVKAEAAKFLDFFYSDPWRLEFDKLVGFPPVTKSLANDSFFQKPVYQVMIQQIPGAKGWPLMPEWPECNDIIWDNIVATFLGEKTPQKAMDDAAQEIDSIRGM, from the coding sequence ATGAAAAAATGGATGGCTGTTGGTTTAGTGGTTGTTTTCCTTTTGGGATTGGTGATGGGTGCGTCCGCTCAGAAAAAGAAGGTAAGTGTATTATGGGCAGAATATGATGGTCTTACCCCGGACTACGCAGCGAATCTCGAGTCTGCTTTTGAGAAAGAATACCCAGATATTGACCTGAATATTATCTCCACTCCCTGGGATAAGATGCATGATCGCCTAATTTCCTTTGTGGCAGGGAAACAACCCCCTGACCTTTCGGTCATTGGAACCCGGTGGCTTTTGGAGCTTATGGACATGGGTGTAGTGGAACCGATTGAGCAGTGGTTAAGCAAGGACCTTCTTAACAACATTGATCCTGCTCTCATGGAAGGAAAGATCAAAGGAGTGCTCTATGGTTTGCCTGTGGCAGCAGGAACAAGATTAATGTACTACCGCTCAGATCTGATCGATAAGGCTCCGGAGACCTTTGAGGAAATGCTCCAGATTGCGCAGAAAATTAATAAACCCGAAGAAAAATTTTATGCGGTGGGGATGAGTGGAAAAAAATACGTCGAATTAACTGAATACGCTTATTATCTTTTTGGTAACGGTGGGTACTTCTTTGAAATCCTCCCCGATGGGAGTTATGGAAAGTGCACTGTTAATGATGAAGCCGGTGTTGGTGCCCTCACTTTCATGAACGACTTGGTGAATACGTATAAAGTGACTCAACCAGGGGTAGCTGCTTACCGAAGGGATGAATTGCAGGATCTGTTTATCTCTGGAAACCTGGGGATATTCTTTAGTGGAGGGTTTACTGCGGCGCTCTTGGAACAGAGAGGAGCACAGTTCCAGTGGAGCGTTGCCCCCATGCCTCACTTTGAAGGCAAGCCACAGAGCACTATAATCATTACCGATTCAATCGTGCTTTTCAAAGACTCTCAGGTAAAAGCAGAAGCAGCAAAGTTCCTGGATTTCTTCTACTCAGATCCCTGGAGGCTGGAATTTGATAAACTGGTTGGATTTCCACCAGTTACAAAATCTCTGGCCAATGATTCTTTCTTCCAGAAACCGGTTTATCAGGTGATGATTCAGCAGATTCCTGGGGCCAAAGGATGGCCTCTTATGCCGGAGTGGCCGGAATGCAACGATATTATTTGGGATAACATTGTAGCAACATTCTTAGGAGAAAAAACGCCGCAGAAAGCCATGGATGATGCAGCGCAGGAGATTGATTCGATTCGAGGGATGTGA
- a CDS encoding ParA family protein translates to MRIIAVANQKGGVAKTTTCINLGAALAYHARQVLIIDMDPQAHSTLGLGFEPNELDKTILNALEPPKSPYRMELKEVIIPTRTPNLYLAPANIDLAGAEYRLVDKIGREDFLNGSIQRANLTFDYILIDCPPSLGILTINALKACREIIVTIQPHYFAMRGIEEFMETVELMRENLRHTPEIYVLITIADTRTNLYREVINEIQDYFGDRLFETIIHRNISLAEATSHGVPVIEYEPNSSGAQNYISLAKEVIKLEKEKPKKRLFRAH, encoded by the coding sequence ATGCGCATCATTGCTGTTGCCAACCAAAAAGGAGGGGTAGCAAAAACTACGACCTGTATCAATCTGGGAGCTGCGTTGGCATACCATGCTCGTCAAGTGCTCATCATTGATATGGATCCCCAGGCTCATTCAACTTTAGGTTTGGGTTTTGAGCCGAATGAGCTTGACAAAACCATTCTCAACGCCCTTGAACCACCAAAAAGCCCCTACCGGATGGAGTTGAAGGAGGTCATCATTCCCACGCGAACACCGAATCTCTATCTTGCACCGGCCAATATTGACCTTGCAGGAGCTGAATATCGCCTGGTTGATAAGATAGGAAGAGAGGATTTTCTAAATGGGAGTATTCAGCGAGCAAATCTGACCTTTGATTATATTTTAATTGATTGTCCTCCCTCTCTGGGTATACTCACCATTAATGCGCTTAAGGCTTGTCGTGAAATCATCGTTACCATTCAACCTCATTACTTTGCCATGCGGGGTATTGAGGAGTTTATGGAAACTGTTGAATTAATGCGGGAGAATTTAAGACACACTCCGGAAATTTATGTTCTTATCACCATTGCTGATACGCGTACGAATCTCTACCGTGAGGTCATCAACGAGATCCAGGACTACTTTGGAGATCGCCTATTTGAAACCATTATCCACCGCAATATTTCCTTGGCAGAAGCGACAAGTCATGGGGTGCCAGTTATCGAATATGAGCCCAATTCCAGTGGGGCGCAAAACTACATTTCCCTGGCAAAAGAGGTGATTAAACTTGAAAAAGAAAAGCCTAAAAAGAGGCTTTTCCGAGCGCATTGA
- a CDS encoding sugar phosphate isomerase/epimerase family protein: protein MMKKGINQWAFPASLSFREILRVARKYGFNGIELCLNEEGEMSLNQPLSKWKEIISFAEANEIEVRSLACGLFWKYNLVSREERVRIRARDIVKKLIEVAQVLGAKSVLVIPGYVNVPWDPQSEIVPYDMAMQRAKEALLELAPLAQEAQVILGVENVWNKFLLSPLEFRDFVDSINNPFVKVHFDTGNVLLCGYPEQWISILKERIATVHVKDFKVAVGTIDGFCLPLEGDVNWPKVMEALKNVGYDDYLIAEFIPPYRYSWETLLANLSSNLDCIMRMV, encoded by the coding sequence ATGATGAAAAAAGGCATTAATCAATGGGCTTTCCCAGCCTCTTTATCTTTTCGAGAAATCCTCCGGGTTGCCCGAAAATACGGTTTCAATGGGATTGAGCTTTGTTTGAATGAAGAAGGAGAAATGTCTTTGAATCAGCCGCTTTCTAAGTGGAAAGAGATTATTTCCTTTGCTGAAGCAAATGAGATTGAGGTGAGGAGTCTGGCCTGTGGTCTCTTTTGGAAATATAACCTTGTGTCGCGGGAGGAAAGGGTACGGATCAGGGCTCGGGACATTGTTAAAAAACTCATAGAGGTGGCCCAGGTACTAGGAGCAAAATCGGTTCTGGTGATTCCGGGGTATGTCAATGTCCCTTGGGATCCACAGTCCGAAATTGTTCCCTACGATATGGCCATGCAAAGGGCTAAAGAAGCGCTTTTAGAGCTTGCCCCTCTGGCTCAGGAGGCTCAGGTTATCTTGGGAGTAGAAAACGTATGGAATAAATTTCTCCTTTCTCCTCTTGAATTTCGCGATTTTGTAGATAGCATCAATAACCCTTTTGTAAAGGTGCATTTTGACACCGGTAATGTCCTTCTTTGCGGATATCCGGAGCAGTGGATTTCCATCCTAAAAGAGCGCATCGCCACCGTCCATGTGAAAGACTTCAAGGTAGCGGTGGGGACCATCGATGGCTTTTGCTTGCCCCTCGAAGGGGATGTGAACTGGCCCAAAGTGATGGAGGCATTGAAAAATGTGGGGTACGATGATTATCTCATTGCCGAATTTATCCCTCCGTACCGTTACTCCTGGGAGACGCTTTTAGCGAATCTCTCTTCGAACCTTGATTGTATTATGAGGATGGTCTAA
- a CDS encoding radical SAM protein — translation MKKIDFQWHLTNRCNLRCRHCYQSQFQDDFKEHLIFGVAERLLGELKDYGCRTILNLTGGEPFLLGERFFSLLHLLDCSEPVQEITITTNGLLVNREMIQKISAYQKVTTLKISLEGACAETNDAIRGRGVFEKVVKKLQEIRENSTIQTILMFTVHKRNFSELEDMFTLSRNLGVSGLMVERFIPEGRGKMMSEELLGAQDWEDIVQKLITLTQIDVTPLELVSYRAFLVKFGKEIELWGAPCNLKETFCIMPDGTILPCRRFFYPLGNILKEGLFHSITNATLLQRVAEKSILEGKCRTCSLSYCFGCRALGYALSRNPFAEDIQCFMPG, via the coding sequence GTGAAGAAGATTGACTTCCAGTGGCATCTTACCAATCGTTGTAACCTTCGCTGTCGGCACTGTTATCAATCGCAGTTTCAGGATGACTTTAAAGAGCATTTAATTTTTGGGGTAGCAGAGCGTCTTTTGGGAGAGCTTAAGGATTATGGGTGTCGGACCATTTTGAACTTAACTGGAGGGGAACCATTTCTCTTGGGAGAGCGTTTCTTTTCCCTCCTCCATCTTTTAGACTGCTCTGAGCCAGTGCAAGAAATTACCATCACTACCAATGGCCTTCTGGTTAACAGGGAAATGATTCAGAAAATCAGTGCCTATCAAAAGGTAACCACACTGAAAATTTCTCTCGAAGGGGCCTGTGCTGAAACGAACGATGCTATTCGGGGGAGGGGAGTTTTTGAAAAAGTGGTCAAAAAATTGCAGGAGATAAGAGAAAACAGCACTATTCAAACCATTCTCATGTTCACAGTGCATAAAAGAAATTTTTCTGAGCTGGAGGACATGTTTACTCTGAGTCGGAACCTAGGTGTTAGTGGATTGATGGTAGAACGCTTCATTCCCGAAGGAAGGGGAAAGATGATGTCGGAAGAACTGTTAGGTGCCCAGGATTGGGAAGACATCGTCCAGAAGCTTATCACTCTTACTCAGATTGATGTTACCCCTTTGGAATTGGTCTCGTACCGGGCTTTTCTGGTAAAGTTTGGGAAGGAGATCGAACTTTGGGGGGCACCCTGCAATCTTAAAGAAACATTTTGTATCATGCCCGATGGAACTATTTTACCCTGTCGCCGTTTCTTTTACCCTTTGGGAAATATCCTCAAAGAAGGACTGTTTCACTCTATCACCAATGCGACACTTTTACAGAGGGTAGCCGAAAAGAGCATTTTAGAGGGAAAATGTAGAACGTGTTCTCTATCGTATTGCTTTGGCTGTCGGGCGCTTGGCTATGCATTATCTCGCAATCCTTTTGCCGAGGATATTCAGTGTTTTATGCCAGGCTAA
- the ftsZ gene encoding cell division protein FtsZ: MKKKSLKRGFSERIDFKRELIRDTTKDIEEGIPPVSDVKAAGKSKSKLPTSKVSEKEKKKKTEEKVGVIKVIGIGGGGNNAINHMVESGLEGVELIAVNTDVQSLKKSLAPHKVQIGFNLTRGLGTGGDPRIGEEAAKQDREKLVQLIDRSDLVFVTACMGGGTGTGAAPVIAALAKEAGALTLGVVTKPFGFEGWKRKSQAEEGIRRLQQVVDALIVIPNERLFQISKKDTSLAEAFKFADHVLYQAVRGITDLITFPQDINLDLADLRTVLSGAGMVWIGIGHGRGREKAKQAVEEATSSPLLEISVKGAKSVILNITGGPDMTLGEINEIVEIITNNAGTDTDILWGYKVEDTVSNELTVTVIATRFEEESKEELEESFESEIEGKIIIEDELDVPPFLREIQKKKAIPEEKPKMNEGFPFFKRMRGE; the protein is encoded by the coding sequence TTGAAAAAGAAAAGCCTAAAAAGAGGCTTTTCCGAGCGCATTGACTTTAAGAGAGAGCTTATCCGGGATACCACGAAAGATATAGAAGAAGGGATCCCCCCTGTTTCAGATGTAAAAGCAGCTGGAAAATCAAAGTCGAAGTTGCCTACATCAAAGGTTTCTGAAAAAGAAAAAAAGAAAAAAACAGAAGAAAAAGTAGGGGTCATAAAGGTTATTGGTATTGGAGGAGGAGGAAATAACGCCATTAATCATATGGTGGAGTCGGGTCTCGAAGGTGTGGAACTTATCGCTGTGAATACTGATGTTCAGTCTCTCAAGAAATCCCTCGCTCCCCATAAGGTTCAGATTGGATTTAATCTGACACGTGGGTTGGGAACGGGAGGAGATCCACGTATTGGAGAAGAAGCGGCAAAGCAGGATCGGGAAAAGCTGGTTCAACTTATCGATCGTTCAGATCTTGTTTTTGTGACCGCCTGTATGGGAGGAGGAACGGGCACTGGTGCAGCTCCGGTTATCGCTGCTCTGGCCAAGGAAGCGGGGGCGTTGACCCTGGGTGTAGTCACAAAACCTTTTGGTTTCGAGGGTTGGAAAAGAAAATCGCAGGCAGAAGAAGGAATACGTCGTTTGCAGCAGGTGGTTGATGCTTTAATTGTTATTCCTAATGAGCGTCTCTTCCAAATTTCCAAGAAGGACACTTCCCTGGCTGAGGCTTTTAAATTTGCTGACCACGTCCTGTATCAAGCGGTAAGAGGGATTACCGATCTTATTACTTTTCCTCAGGATATTAATCTTGATCTTGCTGACCTTCGAACCGTGCTGAGTGGAGCGGGGATGGTCTGGATTGGTATTGGTCATGGAAGGGGAAGGGAGAAAGCCAAGCAGGCGGTGGAGGAGGCAACCTCGAGTCCTCTGCTCGAAATATCGGTGAAAGGAGCCAAGTCAGTTATTCTCAATATCACCGGTGGACCAGATATGACATTGGGAGAAATTAACGAAATTGTGGAGATTATCACCAATAATGCTGGAACCGATACCGATATTCTCTGGGGATATAAAGTGGAAGACACCGTTTCGAACGAGCTTACGGTAACGGTTATTGCCACTCGCTTTGAAGAAGAGAGCAAAGAAGAACTGGAAGAAAGTTTCGAGAGTGAAATTGAGGGAAAAATCATTATTGAAGATGAGCTTGATGTGCCACCTTTTCTGAGAGAGATCCAGAAAAAGAAAGCGATTCCGGAAGAAAAACCAAAAATGAATGAGGGTTTCCCATTTTTTAAAAGGATGAGAGGTGAATAG
- a CDS encoding TGS domain-containing protein: MPANLPPHYFEIEEKYRQAKTPEEKLEALEEMLSIIPKHKGTEKLQAEIKQKISKLKRADSEKSKKGKSFDPFFIEKSGAAQIAILGPPNSGKSTFLRVFTNARPEVAAYPFTTFYPTPGMMPYEDIRIQLLDLPPIGERKIEGNFANALRRIEGAVLLLDAQSTKILEELELILEALKDSKIRTGTETLELPSASWFFLPTFILINKVESEEHWEAVEVIRDFYKDRFLVQGTSLHHLGAEEKNTIKKCVFDIAGIIRVYSKPPGKPPDFERPFILKKGETVRDLAEQIHHDLLKNLKGARVWGSTRFEGQLVPPEYVLSDRDVVEIRT, from the coding sequence GTGCCGGCAAACTTACCTCCTCACTACTTTGAAATCGAGGAGAAATACCGCCAGGCAAAAACTCCAGAGGAAAAATTGGAAGCTCTGGAGGAAATGCTTTCCATTATTCCCAAACACAAAGGTACTGAAAAACTCCAGGCAGAAATAAAACAAAAAATCTCCAAACTGAAAAGGGCAGATTCGGAAAAAAGTAAGAAAGGTAAATCTTTTGACCCCTTTTTCATTGAGAAAAGTGGTGCTGCACAGATCGCCATCCTTGGTCCTCCCAACAGTGGTAAATCCACCTTCCTTCGTGTTTTTACCAACGCCCGTCCAGAAGTCGCAGCTTATCCGTTTACCACTTTTTACCCCACACCGGGGATGATGCCGTACGAAGATATAAGAATTCAGCTTTTGGATTTACCACCGATAGGGGAAAGAAAAATCGAAGGGAATTTTGCCAATGCCCTGCGCCGGATTGAAGGAGCAGTTCTTCTTCTTGACGCTCAGAGTACAAAAATCTTGGAAGAACTGGAATTAATTTTAGAAGCACTAAAGGATAGTAAAATCAGGACAGGGACAGAAACCTTGGAACTCCCTTCAGCAAGCTGGTTTTTTCTCCCCACTTTCATTCTGATAAACAAAGTAGAAAGCGAAGAGCACTGGGAAGCGGTCGAGGTGATTCGAGATTTCTACAAAGACCGTTTTCTGGTTCAAGGTACTTCCCTCCATCACCTGGGGGCAGAGGAAAAAAACACCATCAAGAAATGCGTCTTCGATATCGCCGGTATCATCAGGGTGTACAGTAAACCCCCTGGAAAACCTCCCGATTTTGAGCGTCCCTTTATTCTGAAAAAGGGCGAAACGGTGCGAGATCTAGCAGAACAAATCCATCACGATTTATTGAAAAACCTGAAAGGAGCAAGAGTGTGGGGTTCCACCCGGTTTGAGGGCCAATTGGTCCCACCAGAGTACGTCCTTTCGGATCGAGATGTCGTCGAAATCCGGACTTAG